In Kaistella faecalis, a genomic segment contains:
- a CDS encoding YpdA family putative bacillithiol disulfide reductase has protein sequence MEILDVLIIGAGPIGLNCALEAENNGLNYLIIEKGTIVNSLYHYPLYMRFFSTAEKLEIAEIPFITTSPKPGRQDALEYYQGIARHRNLKINLYEKVVKVLKKEIFEVETSKGKYLAKNVIIATGFYDIPNMLKVPGENLPKVKHYYAEPYPYANQQVVVIGASNSAVDAALETFRKGAEVTMIIKDSEISKSVKYWVKPDIENRVAEGSIKAYFNAEMIEIKDNSVVFKDETGKIHELENDFVLAMTGYLPDFHFLKNSGIELKGESLVPAYNPETMETNVENLYLAGVVCGGKDTHLWFIENSRIHAEIIIKHIAEKI, from the coding sequence ATGGAAATTTTAGATGTATTGATTATCGGCGCGGGACCAATCGGTTTGAACTGTGCTTTGGAAGCCGAAAACAACGGTTTAAATTATCTGATCATTGAAAAAGGCACCATCGTCAATTCACTCTATCATTACCCATTGTACATGCGTTTTTTTTCGACAGCAGAGAAACTGGAAATCGCCGAAATTCCTTTCATCACAACTTCGCCAAAGCCCGGCAGACAGGATGCGCTCGAATATTACCAGGGAATTGCCCGCCATCGGAACCTGAAAATCAATCTTTACGAGAAAGTTGTGAAGGTTTTAAAAAAGGAAATCTTTGAGGTTGAAACATCGAAAGGAAAGTATCTCGCAAAAAACGTCATTATCGCAACCGGCTTTTATGATATCCCGAATATGCTGAAAGTTCCGGGCGAAAACTTACCCAAAGTAAAACATTATTATGCCGAACCTTATCCTTACGCCAACCAGCAGGTTGTTGTTATCGGCGCCAGCAATTCGGCCGTCGATGCAGCTTTAGAAACCTTCAGAAAAGGAGCGGAGGTCACGATGATCATCAAAGATTCTGAGATTTCCAAATCCGTGAAATATTGGGTAAAACCGGATATTGAAAACCGTGTCGCGGAAGGAAGCATTAAAGCATATTTCAATGCTGAAATGATCGAGATTAAAGACAACTCCGTTGTTTTTAAAGATGAAACGGGTAAGATTCACGAGCTTGAAAATGATTTTGTTCTGGCGATGACAGGCTATCTTCCGGATTTTCATTTTCTCAAAAACTCAGGGATTGAATTAAAAGGCGAAAGTCTTGTCCCGGCTTACAATCCCGAAACCATGGAAACCAATGTAGAAAATCTATATCTGGCAGGCGTGGTCTGCGGCGGGAAAGACACGCACCTCTGGTTTATCGAAAACTCCAGAATTCATGCGGAAATTATTATAAAGCATATTGCGGAGAAGATTTAA
- a CDS encoding isopenicillin N synthase family dioxygenase produces MKLVPSVDLRDFLSGDPERKQKFVNEIGKAYEEIGFVALKGHFLDDNLVNELYGEVKNFFDLPVETKQKYEIPGIGGQRGYVGFGKETAKGFKKGDLKEFWHFGQYLEDGSKYSSVYPDNVEVSEVPNFNEVGKEAYKMLEKTGVYVLRALALHLGLDEFYFDKFVSEGNSILRPIHYPPITEEPDNAVRAAAHGDINLITLLMGAQGKGLQVMNHNGEWIDAIAEPDELMINVGDMLSRHTNNKLKSTIHQVVNPPRELWGTSRYSIPFFMHPVSEMPLNALEGTYDENNPKLYPDTTAGEFLHERLVELGLIK; encoded by the coding sequence ATGAAACTAGTTCCAAGTGTGGATTTGCGTGATTTCCTTTCGGGTGACCCGGAACGCAAACAAAAATTTGTAAATGAAATCGGAAAAGCATACGAAGAAATCGGCTTTGTCGCCCTGAAAGGTCACTTTCTCGACGATAATCTGGTGAACGAACTGTACGGTGAGGTGAAGAATTTCTTCGACCTGCCGGTAGAAACCAAACAGAAGTACGAAATCCCGGGCATTGGAGGCCAGCGCGGTTATGTGGGTTTTGGGAAAGAGACAGCCAAAGGTTTCAAGAAAGGAGATTTAAAAGAATTCTGGCATTTCGGTCAGTATCTTGAAGACGGCTCTAAATATTCCTCCGTTTATCCGGATAACGTGGAAGTATCTGAGGTTCCTAATTTTAATGAGGTTGGTAAAGAAGCCTATAAAATGCTGGAGAAAACCGGCGTTTATGTGTTAAGAGCTTTGGCGTTGCACCTGGGTCTGGACGAATTTTACTTTGATAAATTCGTAAGCGAAGGAAATTCTATTTTAAGACCGATTCACTATCCGCCGATTACAGAAGAACCTGATAATGCGGTTCGTGCAGCGGCACATGGTGATATCAACCTCATTACGCTTTTAATGGGCGCGCAGGGCAAAGGTCTTCAGGTCATGAACCACAACGGCGAATGGATCGACGCCATCGCTGAGCCGGATGAACTGATGATCAATGTTGGCGATATGTTATCCCGTCACACCAACAACAAACTGAAATCTACCATTCACCAGGTGGTAAATCCGCCGCGTGAATTATGGGGAACGTCAAGATATTCCATTCCTTTCTTTATGCACCCGGTAAGCGAAATGCCGCTTAATGCTTTGGAAGGAACTTACGACGAAAACAATCCGAAATTGTATCCGGACACTACAGCCGGAGAATTCCTTCACGAGAGACTCGTGGAACTGGGATTGATCAAGTAA
- the menD gene encoding 2-succinyl-5-enolpyruvyl-6-hydroxy-3-cyclohexene-1-carboxylic-acid synthase: MKQFSSKRSIQILAHLLKEYGIFNVVISPGSRNAPLAIHFSETDELNCYSIVDERSAGFVGLGMAKSEKKPVALTCTSGSASANYYPAITEAFYQNIPLLVLTADRPTDFVDIFDGQTIRQKELFQQHSYGDFQLLEDDKENAEDENFSLIKKAIELCIEKQGPVHINIPLAEPLYHLVSELPAFPPVEKTFQKKAYELPANLAAEWNLSKRIMILVGTRDYSEELEMQLTQLVKNHSVVVLTEANSNVKHQKFFNHIDRYIFNFSEEDFKTYAPDLLITIGQNVVSKKIKQFLRKAKPKNHWHIHEVWQPDTFFALTEKIETKPEIFFSQLMKFITLEPQPYFNLWDVLRDKRDLKHEEYCLKTSFSDFKFFEILADKLPDTVNLHFSNSSAIRYAQLFEFKTNSIHCNRGTSGIDGCTSTAMGFAMKAKEQTVLVTGDVSFFYDINGLWNNYIPPYTRIIVFNNGGGDIFKIIPGPDSTNALDEFILTQHHKKAEYLAKHFGFAYTKVDEEDTLSRILDNFFKPDEKAKILEVDTSAIENSAVLKQYFEFLK; this comes from the coding sequence ATGAAACAGTTCTCTTCGAAAAGAAGCATACAGATTTTAGCACACCTTTTAAAAGAATACGGAATCTTCAACGTTGTAATTTCACCCGGATCCAGAAATGCACCGCTTGCCATTCATTTCTCTGAAACGGATGAACTGAACTGTTACAGTATTGTGGATGAGAGGAGCGCAGGATTTGTAGGCTTAGGCATGGCGAAAAGCGAGAAAAAACCTGTCGCATTAACCTGTACCAGCGGCTCTGCGTCGGCAAACTACTATCCCGCCATTACCGAAGCCTTTTACCAGAACATTCCGCTTCTTGTGCTTACCGCAGACCGCCCTACGGATTTTGTGGATATTTTTGATGGGCAGACCATTCGTCAGAAAGAACTTTTCCAGCAGCATTCATACGGTGATTTTCAGCTTCTTGAAGATGATAAGGAGAATGCGGAAGACGAAAACTTCAGTTTAATAAAAAAAGCCATTGAACTCTGTATTGAGAAACAGGGCCCGGTCCATATCAATATTCCTCTGGCTGAACCGCTTTATCATCTGGTTTCAGAACTCCCTGCGTTTCCGCCGGTTGAAAAGACATTTCAGAAAAAAGCATATGAACTTCCTGCAAATCTTGCCGCAGAGTGGAATCTTTCTAAAAGAATCATGATTCTGGTCGGCACACGTGATTACAGCGAAGAACTGGAGATGCAGCTCACCCAGTTGGTAAAAAACCACAGTGTTGTGGTGTTAACGGAAGCCAATTCTAATGTAAAACACCAGAAGTTCTTTAATCATATCGACCGGTATATCTTCAATTTTTCTGAAGAGGATTTCAAAACCTACGCGCCTGATTTACTGATTACGATTGGTCAGAATGTGGTTTCCAAGAAAATCAAGCAGTTTCTGAGAAAAGCAAAGCCAAAAAACCACTGGCATATTCATGAAGTCTGGCAGCCAGACACTTTCTTTGCGCTGACAGAAAAAATTGAAACAAAACCTGAGATCTTCTTTTCTCAATTAATGAAATTCATTACGCTGGAACCACAGCCCTACTTTAATCTTTGGGATGTTCTGCGTGACAAGAGAGATCTGAAACATGAGGAATACTGCCTTAAAACTTCTTTTTCGGATTTTAAGTTTTTTGAAATTCTTGCTGATAAACTTCCGGACACCGTCAACCTTCATTTCAGTAATTCTTCCGCAATACGGTATGCACAGCTTTTCGAGTTCAAAACCAACAGCATACACTGCAACCGTGGTACGAGCGGTATCGACGGCTGTACTTCTACCGCGATGGGATTTGCGATGAAGGCGAAAGAACAGACCGTTCTCGTTACGGGCGATGTGAGTTTCTTTTACGACATCAATGGTTTATGGAACAATTATATACCGCCTTACACCCGAATTATTGTCTTCAATAATGGCGGCGGCGATATTTTCAAAATCATTCCGGGACCGGATTCTACCAATGCCCTGGATGAATTTATCCTGACGCAGCATCACAAAAAAGCGGAATATCTGGCAAAGCATTTCGGTTTTGCATACACGAAAGTGGATGAAGAAGACACACTTTCGCGCATTCTTGATAATTTCTTTAAACCTGATGAAAAAGCAAAAATTCTGGAGGTTGATACGTCGGCGATTGAAAATTCAGCGGTTCTGAAACAGTATTTTGAATTTCTGAAGTAA
- a CDS encoding DUF5686 family protein translates to MSGKIVDAKTSKPLTSVEIFINGKEKAALTSGNSEFLIESDSGISTATFIKANYKPEILNFSDLRFENLLVKLQPEKVEQISEVVITGGTKKKYKNKKENPAYAIMQEVWKRRKTNGLANYNDYQFKEYEKIEIGLNNIDSAFMKKKIFSSMEFIFDYADSANFDKKLALPVFFNETIYKTYGRNAPEKKENRIIVANKFSGFNDNELIASTAKNQFKEVNIYDNTLNFFNIGFPSPAGTDGFNTYEYELTDSVSVDGIEAYVIKYFPRNKEILAFQGNLLISKDTYNIVKATLRSTNKINVNFVNGIYLETEYENLDENVFLPKRTYTELEMSVLGKKKDAKSIIFKRTGIFSDYEFNKNFSENFLADKGQTLSDDNLQKADDFWEKQRTEPLSETEQNVYKMVGELEQVPKFKRIVKLVEVLESGYINAWKAIDFGDIYSVYGNNEVEGDRIRVGARTYFSPNDMWRVAGYTAYGFKDRKLKYGLEGRYMFNRENRATVGFGSRNDVIQLGAQLMNDDGIMTRSFASSSVFSSGTNASLSLVKQNSFFFSLEPVKNFEVRMDASLQNIKSANPEKFNLGFYKNNQLKSELNDFHTTFSLVARPGAKYSQYGVDRYAFTTLSPTFVLKFTHGFENVLDGDFDYNKLQFLYSQPVVVGNLGRSVINFEAGKNFSAVPLALQNIIPGNQSYSLVPNTFALLKYYEFVADAYTTLNYEHHFQGKILAHIPLIKKLKFRELIFLRGAYGTLSDDSKNINFENLKYSAPDQQIYYEYGFGLENIGFGNLRILRVDFNWRGNYLDRPDVSKFGVKFGLQMNF, encoded by the coding sequence ATGTCGGGGAAAATTGTTGATGCCAAAACCAGCAAACCACTTACTTCCGTAGAAATTTTTATAAACGGTAAAGAAAAAGCAGCCCTGACATCGGGCAATTCTGAGTTCTTAATTGAGTCAGATTCAGGAATCTCAACTGCCACATTTATCAAAGCCAATTATAAGCCTGAAATCCTGAATTTCAGTGATCTGCGTTTTGAAAATCTACTTGTGAAACTTCAGCCGGAGAAAGTCGAGCAGATTAGTGAAGTGGTGATCACCGGAGGCACCAAAAAGAAATACAAAAACAAAAAAGAAAATCCGGCTTATGCGATCATGCAGGAAGTCTGGAAGCGCCGCAAAACCAATGGTCTAGCCAATTACAATGATTATCAGTTCAAAGAATACGAGAAAATTGAAATCGGATTAAACAATATAGACAGCGCCTTCATGAAGAAAAAAATCTTCAGTAGTATGGAGTTTATCTTCGACTACGCAGATTCGGCGAATTTCGATAAAAAGCTCGCTTTGCCTGTATTTTTCAATGAAACCATTTACAAAACCTACGGGCGTAACGCTCCTGAAAAAAAAGAAAACAGGATCATCGTCGCCAACAAATTTTCTGGATTTAACGATAATGAACTTATTGCTTCAACCGCTAAAAATCAGTTTAAAGAAGTTAACATTTACGACAACACGCTGAATTTCTTTAACATCGGTTTTCCAAGTCCGGCTGGAACAGATGGTTTCAATACTTACGAATACGAGCTGACCGATTCGGTTTCCGTGGACGGAATCGAGGCTTACGTCATTAAATATTTCCCGAGAAATAAAGAAATTCTAGCCTTTCAGGGAAATCTTCTGATCTCGAAAGACACCTACAATATTGTAAAAGCAACGCTTAGATCAACCAATAAAATCAATGTGAATTTCGTCAACGGGATTTATCTTGAAACCGAATACGAAAATCTGGATGAGAATGTATTTCTGCCCAAAAGAACATATACCGAACTGGAAATGTCGGTTTTGGGAAAGAAAAAAGATGCGAAAAGTATAATTTTTAAAAGAACCGGAATTTTCAGTGACTATGAATTCAATAAAAATTTTAGTGAGAATTTCCTTGCCGATAAAGGCCAGACTTTAAGTGATGATAATCTGCAAAAGGCAGATGATTTCTGGGAAAAACAAAGAACAGAACCGCTTTCCGAAACAGAGCAGAATGTGTACAAAATGGTTGGCGAACTGGAGCAGGTTCCGAAATTCAAAAGAATTGTAAAATTGGTAGAAGTCCTGGAATCCGGATATATCAACGCCTGGAAAGCGATTGACTTTGGTGATATTTATTCGGTTTACGGAAATAACGAAGTCGAAGGCGACAGAATTCGCGTGGGTGCCAGAACTTACTTTTCACCAAACGATATGTGGCGTGTCGCAGGATATACTGCTTATGGCTTTAAAGACCGGAAACTGAAATACGGTCTGGAGGGACGCTACATGTTCAATCGCGAAAACCGTGCTACAGTTGGTTTCGGAAGCCGGAATGATGTGATTCAGCTCGGCGCACAACTGATGAATGACGACGGAATTATGACGAGATCTTTCGCTTCATCATCAGTTTTTTCGTCGGGAACCAATGCTTCTTTAAGTCTCGTGAAACAGAACAGTTTTTTCTTTTCTCTGGAACCCGTGAAGAATTTTGAGGTAAGAATGGATGCTTCTCTGCAGAACATTAAATCAGCCAATCCGGAAAAGTTCAACCTCGGTTTTTATAAAAACAATCAGTTGAAATCTGAACTGAACGATTTCCACACGACTTTCAGTCTCGTTGCGAGACCTGGCGCAAAATATTCTCAATATGGGGTAGACCGTTATGCCTTTACCACGCTTTCACCAACATTTGTGCTGAAATTTACGCACGGATTTGAAAATGTTCTGGATGGAGATTTCGATTATAATAAACTTCAGTTTCTGTATTCCCAGCCTGTGGTGGTGGGAAATTTAGGCCGTTCGGTCATTAATTTCGAAGCCGGAAAAAATTTCTCTGCTGTTCCTTTGGCGTTACAGAATATTATTCCCGGAAACCAGTCTTACAGCTTGGTCCCCAACACTTTTGCGCTTTTAAAATATTACGAATTCGTTGCGGACGCTTATACGACTTTGAACTACGAGCATCATTTCCAGGGAAAAATTCTTGCCCATATTCCTTTGATTAAAAAGTTGAAATTCAGGGAATTGATTTTCCTCCGCGGCGCATACGGAACTTTAAGTGATGACTCGAAAAACATTAATTTCGAAAACTTAAAATATTCCGCGCCCGATCAGCAGATTTATTACGAATACGGTTTCGGACTCGAAAATATCGGTTTTGGGAATCTTAGAATTTTACGTGTAGATTTTAACTGGCGCGGGAATTACCTCGACAGACCTGATGTTTCTAAATTCGGCGTAAAATTCGGATTGCAGATGAATTTCTAA
- a CDS encoding aminotransferase class IV, whose translation MSRFIESIKIEDQKMFLPDLHQNRVNETFAHFGVEGSIDLLKIFKDLQHDEDGLYKLRISYDLTKNYRTQMIPYAISEIDNFQLVENNVYDYSFKFEDRKEFEKMLQKAKSDEIIIVKNNHITDTSFSNILFKMGKDWFTPTTYLLNGVQRKNLLKTKKIKEAEITMQNINEYSHFQLINAMNDFDDMFIYPIAKITNLPGQSAYLEL comes from the coding sequence ATGTCCCGATTTATTGAAAGTATTAAAATAGAAGACCAGAAAATGTTTCTCCCGGATCTTCACCAAAACAGAGTTAATGAAACCTTTGCGCATTTCGGCGTGGAAGGATCAATCGACCTGCTGAAGATTTTTAAGGATTTGCAGCACGATGAAGATGGACTTTATAAGCTGAGAATCAGTTATGATCTCACTAAAAATTATCGGACGCAGATGATCCCGTATGCCATTTCAGAGATCGATAATTTTCAGCTGGTGGAGAATAATGTGTATGATTACTCGTTCAAGTTTGAAGACCGCAAAGAATTTGAAAAAATGCTGCAGAAAGCAAAATCCGACGAGATTATCATCGTAAAGAATAATCATATTACTGATACCTCGTTCTCCAACATTCTCTTTAAGATGGGAAAAGACTGGTTTACGCCAACCACATATTTGCTTAACGGAGTGCAGCGGAAAAACCTGCTGAAAACTAAGAAAATCAAAGAAGCCGAAATAACCATGCAGAATATTAATGAATATTCTCATTTCCAGTTAATTAACGCAATGAATGATTTCGATGATATGTTTATTTATCCGATAGCGAAAATAACCAATCTCCCCGGCCAGTCTGCTTATCTTGAATTATAA
- a CDS encoding aminodeoxychorismate synthase component I, with protein sequence MDELSQAKVPFFFTTDFLMENVEVFQENQIEDLGLLIDFEGFKKLDKLHHQPDEFQFEAFPQSLESYRKGFDLVQDNLKAGNSYLANYTCRTEVKTNLSLNEIFYLSTSKYKVLYPEKFVFFSPETFVEIVDDRIFTHPMKGTIDADLENAVEVLKNDAKEKAEHYTVVDLLRNDLSMVADEVQLDEFQRIDLIKTHNKNLYAMSSEISGTLKHEFRGKIGSIMKTLLPAGSILGAPKPKTLEIVLEAETYSRGFYTGVCGWFDGKNLDSCVMIRFLEKENTKLYFKSGGGITHLSKLDDEYQEMKNKIYVPIY encoded by the coding sequence ATGGATGAACTTTCTCAGGCAAAAGTTCCCTTCTTTTTTACAACAGATTTCTTAATGGAAAATGTTGAGGTTTTTCAGGAAAACCAAATTGAAGATTTGGGTTTATTGATTGATTTTGAAGGATTTAAAAAACTTGATAAACTGCATCACCAGCCTGATGAATTTCAGTTTGAAGCCTTTCCACAAAGTCTGGAATCTTACAGAAAAGGATTTGATCTCGTACAGGATAACCTGAAAGCGGGCAATTCCTATCTCGCCAATTACACCTGCAGAACCGAGGTGAAAACCAATCTTTCTTTGAATGAAATTTTCTATCTTTCAACCTCAAAATATAAAGTTCTTTATCCCGAAAAATTCGTGTTTTTTTCCCCTGAAACTTTCGTTGAGATTGTTGACGACAGAATTTTTACCCATCCGATGAAAGGAACAATAGATGCTGATCTGGAGAATGCAGTTGAAGTTTTGAAGAACGATGCGAAAGAAAAAGCCGAACATTATACAGTCGTAGATTTACTCCGAAACGATTTAAGTATGGTAGCGGATGAGGTGCAGTTAGATGAATTTCAGAGGATCGACCTTATTAAAACGCACAATAAGAATCTCTACGCCATGAGTTCCGAAATTTCCGGAACGCTGAAACATGAGTTTCGGGGAAAAATCGGAAGTATAATGAAAACGCTTCTTCCTGCCGGATCTATTTTAGGTGCACCCAAACCAAAAACTCTTGAGATCGTTCTGGAAGCCGAAACATATTCCCGCGGTTTTTATACGGGAGTCTGCGGTTGGTTTGATGGGAAAAACCTTGATTCCTGCGTAATGATCAGGTTTTTAGAGAAAGAAAACACGAAACTGTATTTTAAAAGTGGTGGCGGAATTACCCATTTAAGCAAACTGGACGATGAGTACCAGGAAATGAAAAATAAAATTTATGTCCCGATTTATTGA
- a CDS encoding beta-carotene 15,15'-monooxygenase yields METFEEMDSSNVPNRTWGEIISHAFDMYKGIFLYAILALVIGAVVSMIIQPLSGLDSRSFSEEITSADGDFSSINIWAIPGMKLYSGLSGIASLLLTPLYVGIIYLANKYDFKQRLQVSDLFIGYRQNFLNIVIYSLISSVIIAISIGMCILPVLFVIPLLLLGYPILLFENATFSEALSKSFKIAKENYMVFLGASFLGLLISIAGILLCGIGIVATIPFYMVVMYSAYIAFCGRPKQLNFNN; encoded by the coding sequence ATGGAAACTTTTGAGGAAATGGACAGCAGTAATGTACCCAACAGAACTTGGGGCGAAATTATCTCTCACGCTTTTGATATGTATAAGGGAATTTTTCTCTACGCTATTCTGGCACTGGTAATTGGCGCTGTGGTTTCTATGATTATTCAGCCGCTTTCGGGGTTGGACAGCAGAAGTTTTTCGGAAGAGATTACGTCCGCAGATGGAGATTTTTCGTCAATTAATATTTGGGCGATTCCTGGTATGAAGCTTTATTCCGGGCTATCGGGAATTGCAAGCCTGCTTTTGACACCTCTATATGTGGGAATTATCTATCTCGCAAACAAATACGATTTCAAGCAGCGTTTGCAGGTATCTGATCTGTTTATCGGTTACAGACAGAATTTTCTTAATATCGTTATTTACAGTTTGATTTCCTCTGTGATTATAGCAATTTCTATCGGAATGTGTATTTTACCTGTCTTATTTGTAATTCCGCTGTTGCTTTTGGGTTACCCGATTTTACTTTTCGAAAATGCTACGTTCTCTGAGGCTCTAAGTAAGAGTTTCAAGATTGCCAAAGAAAACTATATGGTTTTTCTGGGAGCATCATTTCTCGGTTTACTGATCAGCATCGCCGGAATTCTGCTCTGCGGAATCGGAATCGTGGCAACAATTCCTTTCTATATGGTGGTAATGTATTCCGCATATATCGCATTTTGCGGAAGACCAAAACAGTTGAATTTCAACAATTAA
- a CDS encoding AI-2E family transporter: MPNKKHQISEVKIKQIFLLAVILVLAGLICFNLALFIPSVLGAITLYIITRKYNLYLQEEKEWKPWLASTVIIFGTLIILILPIYFIADMLIEKLGNASVYMQKFNIFVDKIHDYVYSKTRVDILSKENLNKLKDKVGSFSTTAVSSTFNTLTVVLSMYFILYFMLEKPRLFERLVRSSAPLKKANINLLGEKIQKMVVANAIGIPVVAIGQGIVAILGYWIFGAPSPLLLFALTAVASMIPIVGAAIIYVPVCIFMIAEGNMGAGLGLAAYCLIAVGLTDNLLRFTLLKRLENIHPLNTVFGIIMGMNLFGFMGLIFGPILISITVLLIQVYRDEFSDDDRELIMPEPKEIEKKIDLSI, translated from the coding sequence ATGCCCAACAAAAAACATCAAATCAGCGAGGTAAAAATTAAGCAGATCTTTCTGCTGGCCGTTATTCTTGTGCTTGCGGGATTGATATGCTTTAATCTTGCGCTGTTTATTCCCTCCGTTTTGGGGGCTATCACTTTATATATTATTACCCGGAAATATAACCTGTATCTTCAGGAAGAAAAAGAGTGGAAACCCTGGCTGGCTTCCACGGTAATTATTTTCGGTACGCTCATCATTTTAATTCTGCCCATTTATTTTATCGCAGATATGCTGATTGAGAAGTTAGGAAATGCGTCTGTTTATATGCAGAAATTCAACATTTTCGTCGATAAAATTCATGATTATGTTTATTCTAAAACCCGGGTAGACATTTTAAGCAAAGAGAATTTAAACAAGCTGAAAGACAAGGTGGGAAGTTTTTCTACAACTGCAGTAAGCAGTACTTTCAATACGCTTACGGTAGTTTTATCGATGTATTTTATCCTTTATTTTATGTTGGAAAAACCGAGGCTTTTTGAAAGGCTTGTAAGAAGTTCTGCCCCACTGAAGAAAGCCAACATTAACTTATTGGGCGAAAAAATTCAGAAGATGGTAGTGGCCAATGCAATTGGAATTCCTGTAGTTGCTATCGGACAGGGAATTGTAGCTATTCTTGGATACTGGATTTTTGGAGCACCGAGTCCGCTTCTTCTCTTTGCGTTAACTGCAGTTGCCTCCATGATTCCTATCGTTGGCGCCGCAATTATTTACGTTCCTGTATGTATTTTTATGATTGCTGAAGGAAATATGGGCGCGGGGCTTGGTTTGGCGGCATACTGCCTTATCGCGGTGGGCTTAACCGATAACCTTTTAAGGTTTACCCTTTTAAAAAGGTTAGAAAATATCCATCCGTTGAATACTGTTTTCGGAATTATTATGGGAATGAATCTTTTCGGGTTTATGGGACTCATCTTTGGGCCGATTCTTATTTCAATCACGGTGCTTTTAATTCAGGTTTACAGAGATGAATTTTCTGATGACGACCGCGAACTTATTATGCCCGAACCTAAAGAAATCGAGAAGAAAATTGATTTAAGTATTTAA
- a CDS encoding DUF3820 family protein has protein sequence MEGLKPEILQEICIARMPFGKYKDTIIADLPISYLEWFHRQGMPPGKLGMQLSTIYEIKINGLMDLLTPIRGKVNFEKPKKRVYKF, from the coding sequence ATGGAAGGTTTAAAACCAGAAATCCTGCAGGAAATCTGCATCGCAAGAATGCCTTTCGGTAAATACAAAGACACAATAATCGCGGATTTGCCGATCAGCTATCTCGAGTGGTTTCACCGGCAGGGAATGCCACCCGGTAAACTCGGGATGCAGCTCTCTACCATTTATGAAATTAAAATCAATGGTCTAATGGATCTACTCACGCCAATTCGTGGGAAAGTGAATTTTGAAAAACCGAAAAAGCGGGTTTATAAGTTTTAA